A portion of the Synechococcales cyanobacterium CNB genome contains these proteins:
- a CDS encoding ribonuclease Z produces MLPKPPPREPPLGFLYIPPFRVQGSSVAGEATCVQIPELDVCFDMGSCPRPMLASRFVAISHGHMDHVGGLAYYCSQRRFQGMGTGTIVCDERLAPAVHKMMAGFVEIEQQRTPYEVVALSDGGQVEIKNNVFLRGFHTEHTSPSMGYSVVERRSKLRPEYTDFPQEKLRELRERGVEITRSLEIPLVAYLGDTGPGPHLVREDVRKAKVIITECTFFDADHRERAVVGKHLHLEDLAEWLRVCECEAMVVVHVSRRTHLGEASSRLAERLGPELASRVHFLMDHRASRARYERQLVEAGVEPDPRRARARGNSTERG; encoded by the coding sequence ATGCTGCCCAAGCCCCCGCCGCGGGAGCCGCCGCTCGGTTTCCTGTACATCCCGCCGTTCCGCGTGCAGGGATCGTCTGTCGCGGGCGAGGCGACGTGCGTGCAGATTCCCGAGTTGGACGTGTGTTTCGACATGGGTTCGTGCCCTCGTCCGATGCTGGCGAGCCGTTTCGTGGCGATCTCGCACGGGCACATGGACCACGTCGGGGGGTTGGCGTACTACTGCTCGCAGCGGCGGTTCCAGGGGATGGGGACGGGGACGATCGTGTGCGACGAGCGTCTTGCGCCGGCGGTGCACAAGATGATGGCGGGTTTCGTGGAGATCGAGCAGCAGCGGACGCCGTATGAGGTGGTTGCGTTGTCGGACGGCGGACAGGTGGAGATCAAGAACAACGTGTTTCTGCGCGGTTTCCACACCGAGCACACGTCGCCGTCGATGGGGTATTCGGTCGTGGAGCGTCGGAGCAAGCTTCGGCCGGAGTACACGGACTTCCCGCAGGAGAAGTTGCGGGAGTTGCGTGAGCGTGGTGTGGAGATCACGCGGTCGCTGGAGATTCCGCTGGTGGCGTACCTTGGCGACACGGGGCCGGGGCCGCACCTGGTGCGCGAGGACGTGCGAAAGGCGAAGGTCATCATCACGGAGTGCACGTTTTTCGACGCGGACCACCGGGAGCGTGCGGTGGTGGGGAAGCACCTGCACCTGGAGGACCTGGCGGAGTGGCTGCGTGTGTGCGAGTGCGAGGCGATGGTGGTGGTTCACGTCTCGCGGCGTACGCACCTTGGGGAGGCGTCGTCGCGGTTGGCGGAGCGGCTGGGTCCGGAGCTGGCGTCGCGGGTGCATTTTCTGATGGATCACCGCGCGTCGCGAGCGCGGTACGAGCGGCAGTTGGTGGAGGCCGGGGTGGAGCCGGACCCGCGCCGGGCACGCGCCAGGGGCAATTCGACGGAGCGAGGTTGA
- the dnaA gene encoding chromosomal replication initiator protein DnaA, with the protein MPDPDRPIWDAVLAQLRASQPGLCRRWFDELEPLGVRGGSLVVRAHSPFHRDYLRRYCLDAFNDAIRTVTGRLIGARFIGPDERPDDAPVGPTARPAAKVGESLPINPDYGFDSFVVGPSNRLAHAAAVAVGANPGRAYNPLFIHGGVGLGKTHLLQAVCLTIHENDPASAICYLSCEGFVTQFMEAVQGGRMTDFRHRFRDVDVLVIDDVHFLGAKDRTQEEFFHTFNSLYQANKQIVLSSDAPPEEIPDLEDRLVSRFKWGLVAHVEPPDYETRVAILKTKAGIRGLELPDDAAYFIAERVDTNIRELEGAIVRLQIQSSVEGRAIDVEMARASLGAGRGPTRTTVQTIVDAVTNFYDVRLADLQSKRRARSVALPRQVCMYLARRHTQHSLGEIGGYFGGRDHTTVLHAVKIVGHRRDHDPDFERVVRTLESRILRPGG; encoded by the coding sequence ATGCCTGACCCCGATCGTCCGATCTGGGATGCCGTTCTTGCGCAGTTGCGTGCTTCGCAGCCTGGTCTGTGCCGGCGCTGGTTCGATGAACTCGAGCCGCTCGGGGTGCGTGGCGGGTCGCTGGTGGTGCGTGCGCACTCGCCGTTCCACCGCGACTATCTGCGGCGGTACTGTCTTGACGCGTTCAACGACGCGATCCGTACGGTGACGGGCCGCCTGATCGGCGCGCGGTTCATCGGGCCTGACGAGCGTCCTGACGATGCGCCGGTCGGGCCGACGGCGAGGCCGGCGGCGAAGGTCGGCGAGTCGCTGCCGATCAACCCTGATTATGGGTTTGATTCGTTCGTGGTCGGGCCGAGCAACCGTCTGGCGCACGCGGCGGCGGTGGCGGTGGGCGCGAACCCCGGGCGTGCGTACAACCCGCTGTTCATCCACGGGGGCGTGGGGCTGGGCAAGACGCACCTGCTGCAGGCGGTCTGCCTGACGATCCACGAGAACGACCCTGCGTCGGCGATCTGCTACCTGTCGTGCGAGGGGTTCGTGACGCAGTTCATGGAAGCGGTGCAGGGCGGGCGGATGACGGACTTCCGGCACCGCTTCCGCGACGTGGACGTGCTGGTGATCGACGACGTGCACTTTCTGGGCGCGAAGGACCGCACGCAGGAGGAGTTCTTCCACACGTTCAACAGCCTGTACCAGGCGAACAAGCAGATCGTGCTCTCGTCGGATGCGCCCCCGGAGGAGATCCCGGACCTGGAGGATCGGCTGGTGTCGCGGTTCAAGTGGGGGCTGGTGGCGCACGTCGAGCCGCCGGACTATGAGACGCGCGTGGCGATCCTGAAGACGAAGGCGGGGATCCGGGGGCTGGAGCTGCCGGACGACGCGGCGTACTTCATCGCGGAGCGTGTGGACACGAACATCCGGGAGCTTGAGGGGGCGATCGTCCGGTTGCAGATTCAGTCGAGCGTGGAGGGCAGGGCGATCGACGTGGAGATGGCGCGGGCGAGCCTCGGTGCGGGACGGGGGCCGACGCGCACCACGGTGCAGACGATCGTGGACGCGGTGACGAACTTCTACGACGTGCGTCTGGCGGACCTGCAGTCGAAGCGGCGGGCTCGATCGGTCGCGCTGCCGCGGCAGGTGTGCATGTACCTGGCCCGCCGGCACACGCAGCACTCGCTGGGGGAGATCGGCGGGTACTTCGGCGGGCGGGACCACACGACGGTGCTGCACGCGGTGAAGATCGTGGGGCATCGGCGCGACCACGACCCGGACTTCGAGCGCGTGGTTCGGACGCTGGAGAGCAGGATTCTGCGGCCGGGCGGGTGA
- a CDS encoding FHA domain-containing protein, which produces MLSLSVIQGPDEGRTFQLPPNEPQLIGRSSEALPITDDTVSRRHAELTPDGSIWWIRDLMSQNGTYVNGVRIAERTRLRAGDQVRVGSTLLVFGQSDRPDSFGVELLHADELDVEFERTIPSNEDSVILAEPEPRAAAVDHLRVIYQLTTLTTQVMDRQQLLNAVLDLVFREFKPERGVIMLREELPDGALRPAAAMHRTPPKDKEEARIGVSRTILQHVLKHSEGVLSSNAMADRRFQAGDSVQRFRIRSAICSPIRFQDRVYGTIYVDSSIANYTFTEQQLALLNAIGQHTGLALANAEHYGQKIHTERLAAIGETVASLSHSIKNILQGLRGGADVVEMGLKKDDPALARNGWAILKRNLDRIVGLTLNMLAFSRQRSVELELTPLGALIEDCAQLLESACAGRQVALIVDHDPEMPPIPIDANLIHQALMNLLTNAVEAVPPGTGAVTVRTFYRVTDPLLGQGHAYADVHVIDNGPGIPEDRLRWVFEPFHTTKGTKGTGLGLAVTRRIVEEHRGQIELISEVGKGTTVKMTLPADAAEHADPSATAQSRLQADRLA; this is translated from the coding sequence ATGCTGTCGCTGAGCGTCATCCAGGGGCCGGACGAGGGGCGGACGTTCCAGTTGCCGCCGAACGAGCCGCAGTTGATCGGGCGTTCGAGCGAGGCGTTGCCGATCACGGACGACACGGTGAGCCGTCGGCACGCGGAGCTGACGCCGGACGGGAGCATCTGGTGGATCCGCGACCTGATGTCGCAGAACGGGACGTACGTGAACGGGGTGCGGATCGCGGAGCGCACGCGTCTGCGCGCGGGTGACCAGGTGCGCGTCGGCTCGACGCTGCTGGTGTTCGGGCAGAGCGACCGGCCGGACTCGTTCGGGGTGGAACTGCTGCACGCGGACGAGCTGGACGTGGAGTTCGAGCGGACGATCCCGTCGAACGAGGACTCGGTGATCCTGGCGGAGCCGGAGCCGCGTGCGGCGGCGGTGGACCACCTGCGCGTGATCTACCAGTTGACGACGCTGACGACGCAGGTGATGGACCGGCAGCAGCTGCTGAACGCGGTGCTGGACCTCGTGTTCCGCGAGTTCAAGCCGGAGCGGGGCGTGATCATGCTGCGCGAGGAGTTGCCGGACGGCGCGCTGAGGCCCGCGGCCGCGATGCACCGCACGCCGCCGAAGGACAAGGAGGAGGCGCGGATCGGGGTGTCGCGGACGATCCTGCAGCACGTGCTGAAGCACTCGGAGGGGGTGCTGAGCTCCAACGCGATGGCGGACCGGCGGTTCCAGGCGGGCGACAGCGTGCAGCGGTTCCGGATTCGCAGCGCGATCTGCTCGCCGATCCGGTTTCAGGACCGCGTGTACGGCACGATCTACGTGGACTCGTCGATCGCCAACTACACGTTCACGGAGCAGCAGCTGGCGTTGCTGAACGCGATCGGCCAGCACACGGGCCTGGCCCTCGCCAACGCGGAGCACTACGGGCAGAAGATTCACACGGAGCGGCTGGCGGCGATCGGCGAGACGGTCGCGAGCCTGAGCCACTCGATCAAGAACATCCTGCAGGGTCTGCGCGGCGGCGCGGACGTGGTGGAGATGGGGCTGAAGAAGGACGACCCCGCCCTGGCGCGCAACGGGTGGGCGATCCTGAAGCGGAACCTGGACCGGATCGTGGGGCTGACGCTGAACATGCTGGCGTTCAGCCGCCAGCGCTCGGTGGAACTGGAACTGACGCCGCTGGGCGCGCTCATCGAGGACTGCGCGCAACTGCTGGAGAGCGCGTGCGCCGGCCGGCAGGTCGCGCTGATCGTGGACCACGACCCGGAGATGCCGCCGATCCCGATCGACGCGAACCTGATCCACCAGGCGCTGATGAACCTGCTGACGAACGCGGTCGAGGCCGTGCCGCCGGGGACGGGGGCGGTGACGGTGCGGACGTTCTACCGCGTGACGGACCCGCTGCTCGGGCAGGGGCACGCCTACGCGGACGTGCACGTGATCGACAACGGGCCGGGCATCCCGGAGGACCGGCTGCGCTGGGTCTTCGAGCCGTTCCACACGACGAAGGGGACGAAGGGCACGGGCCTGGGGCTGGCGGTGACGCGGCGGATCGTCGAGGAGCACCGCGGGCAGATCGAACTGATCAGCGAGGTGGGCAAGGGGACGACGGTGAAGATGACGCTGCCGGCGGACGCGGCCGAGCACGCCGACCCCTCGGCGACGGCGCAGAGCCGGTTGCAGGCGGATCGGCTGGCGTAG
- the sucD gene encoding succinate--CoA ligase subunit alpha, with protein MATLVNKDTRVICQGITGAFGAVHTRGCLHYGTRMVGGVTPGKGGTKDENALPIFDTVDKAVRETGADATMIFVPPAFAADAVLEAAAAGIRVICCITEGVPVQDMIRVRAVLDEMNLGARGADVHPAQQLITLIGPNCPGIITPGPKTGAGTGPSDPYTNAGCKIGIMPGYIHTHVSEARTGKAVGIVSRSGTLTYEAVWQCSRLGIGQSTCIGIGGDPVRGVNHVDCLKLFEADPETHGILMIGEIGGTDEEDAAAFIKTHVRKPVAAFIAGRTAPPGKRMGHAGAIISGGEGTADSKIAALRAAGATIAESPADMGNAMATALKLR; from the coding sequence ATGGCCACACTCGTCAACAAAGACACCCGCGTCATCTGTCAGGGCATCACCGGCGCCTTCGGGGCCGTGCATACTCGCGGCTGCCTCCACTACGGCACCCGGATGGTCGGCGGCGTCACGCCCGGCAAGGGCGGGACCAAGGACGAGAACGCCCTGCCCATCTTCGACACGGTAGATAAGGCCGTCCGCGAGACCGGCGCGGACGCCACCATGATCTTCGTTCCCCCCGCCTTCGCCGCCGACGCCGTGCTCGAGGCCGCCGCCGCCGGCATCCGCGTCATCTGCTGCATCACCGAGGGCGTGCCGGTGCAGGACATGATCCGCGTGCGGGCCGTGCTCGACGAGATGAACCTCGGCGCGCGCGGCGCGGACGTCCACCCCGCGCAGCAACTCATCACCCTCATCGGCCCCAACTGCCCCGGCATCATCACGCCCGGCCCGAAGACCGGCGCCGGCACGGGTCCGTCCGACCCCTACACCAACGCCGGATGCAAGATCGGCATCATGCCCGGCTACATCCACACCCACGTCAGCGAGGCCAGGACCGGCAAGGCCGTCGGCATCGTCTCTCGCTCCGGCACACTCACCTACGAGGCCGTCTGGCAGTGCTCCCGACTCGGCATCGGCCAGAGCACCTGCATCGGCATCGGGGGCGACCCGGTCCGCGGCGTGAACCACGTCGATTGCCTCAAACTCTTCGAGGCCGACCCGGAGACGCACGGCATCCTCATGATCGGCGAGATCGGCGGCACCGACGAGGAGGACGCGGCGGCATTCATCAAGACCCACGTCCGCAAGCCCGTCGCCGCCTTCATCGCCGGTCGCACCGCCCCCCCCGGCAAACGCATGGGCCACGCAGGCGCGATCATCTCCGGCGGCGAGGGCACGGCCGACAGCAAGATCGCCGCCCTGCGGGCCGCGGGCGCGACCATCGCCGAAAGCCCGGCCGACATGGGCAACGCCATGGCGACGGCGCTGAAACTCCGCTGA
- a CDS encoding ATP-dependent Clp protease ATP-binding subunit — MFERFTDRARKVMALANQEAQRFNHEYIGTEHILLGLVKEGSGVGANVLKNLDVDLRKVRLEVEKLVKAGPEMVTMGRLPQTPRAKKVIEYAIEEARNLNHNYVGTEHLLLGLLREHDGVAAQVLMNLGLKLEEVREEVLNLLGAGSESESGEAGASGGSGGSSGATSEARRGRSKTPALDSFGRDLTELAKEGALDPVIGRQNEIERVVQVLCRRTKNNPVLLGEAGVGKTAIVEGLAQRIIAADVPEILHDRRLVVLDLAMMVAGTKYRGQFEERIKAVMNEVRRAKNVILFIDELHTLVGAGGAEGAIDASNVLKPALARGEIQCIGATTFDEFRKYIEKDAALARRFQPIPVDPPTNEQTIEILKGLRDRYESHHRVQITDDAIKAAVDLSGRYISGRVQPDKSIDVIDEAGARVRLKSMSKPPDLAEIEGEIERLSVEKDEAVKGADYERAAELRDKAEQLRKKKEEMLREWRARSMEVDGVVDEDVIAEVVSKMTGVPLQRLEKEEASRLLELEKELHKKVISQDEAIKAVARAIRRARAGLKDPKRPMGSFIFVGPSGVGKTLLSKALAEFMFGDEDALVHLDMSEYMEKHNVSRLVGAPPGYVGYEEGGQLTERIRRRPYSVILLDEVEKAHPDVFNMLLQIMEEGRLTDSFGRNVDFRNCVLIMTSNIGAELIKGGGGFGFQKRDATVDYDNIKTILMKEIERFFRPEFINRLDDIIVFKPLTREDLVLIIEYEVGKVSKRLQEQGIHLTLEQSAKDFLIEKGYNPDFGARPLRRAIGTYVEDPLSEMLLSGELHGKGQVTARRPEGEDKLVFDASAPTGETGGGSRPVSAGAQST; from the coding sequence ATGTTCGAGCGATTCACCGATCGTGCACGAAAGGTCATGGCTCTGGCCAACCAGGAGGCACAGCGCTTCAACCACGAGTACATCGGGACCGAGCACATCCTGCTCGGCCTCGTCAAGGAAGGCTCGGGCGTCGGCGCCAACGTCCTCAAGAACCTCGACGTCGACCTCCGAAAGGTCCGCCTCGAAGTCGAGAAACTCGTCAAGGCCGGCCCCGAGATGGTCACCATGGGCCGCCTCCCACAGACCCCGCGCGCCAAGAAGGTCATCGAGTACGCCATCGAGGAAGCACGCAACCTCAACCACAACTACGTCGGCACCGAGCACCTCCTCCTCGGCCTCCTCCGCGAGCACGACGGCGTCGCAGCGCAGGTCCTCATGAACCTCGGCCTCAAACTCGAAGAGGTCCGCGAGGAAGTCCTCAACCTCCTCGGCGCAGGCTCAGAGTCCGAATCCGGCGAGGCCGGCGCCAGCGGCGGCTCCGGCGGCTCCTCCGGCGCAACCTCCGAAGCCCGGCGCGGCCGCAGCAAGACCCCAGCCCTCGACAGCTTCGGACGAGACCTCACCGAACTCGCCAAGGAAGGCGCGCTCGACCCCGTCATCGGACGACAGAACGAGATCGAACGAGTCGTGCAGGTTCTCTGCCGACGCACCAAGAACAACCCCGTCCTCCTCGGCGAGGCCGGCGTCGGCAAGACCGCAATCGTCGAGGGACTCGCACAGCGCATCATCGCCGCCGACGTCCCCGAAATCCTCCACGATCGCCGGCTCGTCGTCCTCGACCTCGCCATGATGGTCGCGGGCACCAAGTACCGCGGCCAGTTCGAGGAACGCATCAAGGCCGTCATGAACGAGGTCCGACGCGCCAAGAACGTCATCCTCTTCATCGACGAACTCCACACCCTCGTCGGCGCGGGCGGCGCGGAGGGCGCGATCGACGCCAGCAACGTCCTCAAGCCCGCCCTCGCACGCGGCGAGATCCAGTGCATCGGCGCCACCACCTTCGACGAGTTCCGCAAGTACATCGAGAAGGACGCCGCCCTCGCACGCCGCTTCCAGCCCATCCCCGTCGACCCGCCCACCAACGAGCAGACCATCGAAATCCTCAAGGGCCTCCGCGACCGATACGAGAGCCACCACCGCGTCCAGATCACCGACGACGCCATCAAGGCCGCCGTCGACCTCTCGGGCCGCTACATCTCGGGGCGTGTGCAGCCCGACAAGTCGATCGATGTGATCGACGAGGCCGGCGCCCGCGTGCGCCTCAAGAGTATGAGCAAGCCGCCGGACCTCGCCGAGATCGAGGGCGAGATCGAACGCCTCAGCGTCGAGAAGGACGAGGCCGTCAAGGGCGCGGACTACGAACGCGCCGCCGAACTCCGCGACAAGGCCGAGCAACTCCGAAAGAAGAAGGAGGAGATGCTCCGCGAGTGGCGCGCCCGCTCCATGGAAGTGGACGGCGTCGTCGACGAGGACGTCATCGCCGAGGTCGTGAGCAAGATGACCGGCGTCCCCCTCCAGCGCCTCGAAAAGGAGGAGGCCTCCCGACTCCTCGAACTCGAGAAGGAACTCCACAAGAAGGTCATCAGCCAGGACGAGGCCATCAAGGCCGTCGCCCGCGCCATCCGACGCGCCCGCGCTGGCCTCAAGGACCCCAAACGCCCCATGGGCTCGTTCATCTTCGTCGGCCCCTCGGGCGTCGGCAAGACCCTCCTCTCCAAGGCACTCGCCGAGTTCATGTTCGGCGACGAGGACGCCCTCGTCCACCTCGACATGAGCGAGTACATGGAGAAGCACAACGTCTCACGCCTCGTCGGCGCGCCCCCCGGCTACGTCGGCTACGAGGAGGGCGGCCAACTCACCGAACGCATCCGACGCCGCCCCTACTCCGTCATCCTCCTCGACGAGGTCGAGAAGGCGCACCCCGACGTCTTCAACATGCTCCTCCAGATCATGGAGGAAGGACGCCTCACCGACTCCTTCGGCCGCAACGTGGACTTCCGCAACTGCGTCCTCATCATGACCAGCAACATCGGCGCCGAACTCATCAAGGGCGGCGGCGGCTTCGGCTTCCAGAAACGCGACGCCACCGTCGACTACGACAACATCAAGACCATCCTCATGAAGGAGATCGAACGCTTCTTCCGACCCGAGTTCATCAACCGACTCGACGACATCATCGTCTTCAAGCCCCTCACCCGCGAAGACCTCGTCCTCATCATCGAGTACGAGGTCGGCAAGGTCTCCAAACGCCTCCAGGAGCAGGGCATCCACCTCACCCTCGAACAGTCCGCCAAGGACTTCCTCATCGAGAAGGGATACAACCCCGACTTCGGCGCACGACCCCTCCGCCGCGCCATCGGCACCTACGTCGAAGACCCTCTCAGCGAGATGCTCCTCTCCGGCGAACTCCACGGCAAGGGGCAGGTCACCGCACGCCGACCCGAAGGCGAAGACAAACTCGTCTTCGACGCCAGCGCACCTACGGGTGAAACCGGCGGCGGAAGCAGGCCCGTCAGCGCGGGCGCGCAGAGCACCTGA
- the holA gene encoding DNA polymerase III subunit delta translates to MAKRAAATTKASTRAVNFRPDPAARIVVLHGPDAFQRADRTAAIRAALLMAHGEVETIYLDGQSVRPADVLDECRSFGLLQQHKLIVADAADQLVKEDARPIFERYAHAPADSATLVLRADRWNSGRLDTLIEHAPGAIVKCDGLQQREAVPWAERRAREVHARAIDKRAAELLVELLGPDPGRIDSELAKLSLSVDDDDAITTALVKELVGCTREEEAWAIQADLLSGDPEAALSRLRIVLENGPRDADVPAQWAMLDLARKLHGASHGFAQRIAPGQVMSVLRIWGAGSEAVLHAARRITPSDAAAVLRLCVESTALARSGSDPRRLLEAQALRFASLTR, encoded by the coding sequence ATGGCGAAACGCGCCGCCGCCACCACCAAAGCAAGCACCCGGGCCGTCAACTTCCGCCCCGATCCCGCCGCGCGCATCGTCGTCCTCCACGGCCCGGACGCCTTCCAACGCGCCGACCGAACCGCCGCCATCCGCGCCGCGCTCCTCATGGCCCACGGCGAGGTCGAAACCATCTACCTCGACGGCCAGTCCGTCAGGCCCGCCGACGTCCTCGACGAGTGCCGCAGCTTCGGACTCCTCCAGCAGCACAAGCTCATCGTCGCCGACGCCGCCGACCAGCTCGTCAAGGAGGACGCCCGCCCCATCTTCGAACGCTACGCCCACGCGCCCGCCGACTCCGCCACCCTCGTCCTCCGCGCCGACCGCTGGAACAGCGGCAGACTCGACACCCTCATCGAGCACGCCCCCGGCGCGATCGTCAAGTGCGACGGACTCCAGCAACGCGAAGCCGTCCCGTGGGCCGAACGCCGCGCCCGCGAGGTCCACGCACGCGCCATCGACAAGCGCGCCGCGGAACTCCTCGTCGAACTCCTCGGCCCAGACCCCGGACGAATCGACAGCGAACTCGCCAAACTCTCCCTCAGCGTCGATGACGACGACGCCATCACCACCGCCCTCGTCAAGGAACTCGTCGGCTGCACCCGCGAAGAGGAAGCCTGGGCCATCCAGGCCGACCTTCTCTCGGGCGACCCGGAGGCCGCCCTCTCGCGCCTGCGCATCGTCCTCGAGAACGGCCCGCGCGACGCCGACGTCCCGGCCCAGTGGGCGATGCTGGACCTCGCCCGCAAACTGCACGGCGCGTCGCACGGCTTCGCGCAACGCATCGCACCGGGCCAGGTGATGAGCGTCCTGCGCATCTGGGGCGCGGGCAGCGAGGCCGTCCTCCACGCCGCCAGGCGCATCACCCCGTCCGACGCCGCCGCCGTCCTCCGACTGTGCGTCGAGTCCACCGCGCTCGCCCGCTCCGGCTCGGACCCGCGCCGCCTCCTCGAAGCACAGGCCCTCCGATTCGCAAGCCTCACCCGCTGA